A genomic stretch from Ureibacillus composti includes:
- a CDS encoding sporulation protein: MSFFNKVLASIGIGAAKVDTKLEKSSYVAGETVRGEVEVYGGNIDQQIDTIYLTLYTTYIKEVDDNKFTATAPIQKYRVSEPFTIQGNETKIIPFSFVIPIDAPITIGATSVWVTTELDIRSGADAKDKDFIEIRPSRIATAVLEEVQQLGFRLRKADCEQASRRFLGHYPFVQEFEFAPYSGMFRGKLDELEVVFLSQTEQSAELLLQVDRKARGLGGFLAEALDADESFVRVSITQQDLHNLNDKLRNVISRYV, encoded by the coding sequence ATGTCATTTTTTAATAAAGTGTTAGCAAGTATTGGTATAGGTGCAGCTAAGGTTGATACGAAACTTGAAAAATCTTCATATGTTGCTGGAGAAACAGTTCGTGGGGAAGTAGAGGTATACGGTGGCAATATTGACCAACAAATTGATACAATTTACTTAACTTTATATACAACTTATATTAAGGAAGTAGACGACAATAAATTCACAGCAACAGCTCCAATTCAAAAATATAGAGTAAGTGAACCATTTACTATTCAAGGTAATGAAACAAAAATTATTCCGTTTTCATTTGTAATTCCAATAGATGCACCAATTACAATCGGAGCAACAAGTGTTTGGGTTACGACAGAATTAGATATTCGCAGTGGTGCAGATGCAAAAGATAAAGACTTTATTGAAATTCGCCCGTCTAGAATTGCAACAGCAGTACTTGAAGAAGTCCAACAACTTGGTTTCAGATTAAGAAAAGCAGATTGTGAACAGGCATCTCGTCGATTCCTTGGTCATTATCCATTTGTCCAAGAATTTGAATTTGCCCCATATAGTGGAATGTTCAGGGGAAAATTAGATGAACTTGAAGTTGTTTTTTTATCGCAAACTGAGCAGTCTGCAGAGCTATTACTACAAGTGGACCGTAAAGCTAGGGGGTTAGGAGGTTTTTTAGCAGAAGCATTGGATGCTGATGAAAGCTTCGTAAGAGTGTCAATTACACAACAAGATTTACATAATTTAAATGATAAATTAAGAAATGTTATTTCGCGATATGTGTAA
- a CDS encoding DUF1801 domain-containing protein, whose amino-acid sequence MAKYEQKTKQTDNSVIEFIESVDSPKKREDAYKLLQIFEETSGYDAKMWGPSIIGFGSYHYKYATGHEGDAPLVGFSPRKAKISLYFATGDTEREETLQRFGKHTTGKACVYINKVADIDVEVLKELIAQSITFLRKMYPEN is encoded by the coding sequence ATGGCAAAATACGAACAAAAAACTAAGCAAACAGACAATAGTGTGATTGAATTTATTGAAAGCGTAGACAGCCCTAAAAAACGAGAAGATGCTTATAAATTGTTGCAAATCTTTGAGGAAACTTCGGGGTACGATGCAAAAATGTGGGGTCCCAGTATTATTGGGTTTGGATCATATCATTATAAATATGCTACGGGTCACGAAGGGGATGCTCCATTAGTTGGGTTCTCACCAAGAAAAGCAAAAATTAGTTTATATTTTGCAACAGGAGATACAGAAAGAGAGGAGACTTTACAACGTTTCGGTAAACATACTACAGGTAAAGCATGTGTTTATATTAATAAAGTCGCGGATATCGATGTAGAAGTGTTAAAAGAACTTATTGCTCAATCTATTACGTTTTTAAGAAAAATGTACCCAGAGAATTAA
- a CDS encoding Ig-like domain-containing protein, with amino-acid sequence MMKSHGFKCKWFIIWIVCSLPLHQVGAASLDLSDSYTKQSTNTDLSQSLDIYSIPLFIKDYEGKWVRNQTIDLNSGLFSFVSEKQPNQNFSKVNELKVGFENNYSYETFIKFGERIPDLQGGLLLNAELRLSELNKPLVSCYYCSGYYQNDKYSVFSILENWNTKEITWLNKPDISQQPISTKTNTMPLESPTMCWNVTDFVNDWLQHPNDYYGFAVKSNQDSLLTSFNKYQQEQLMLPSLKITYSQKPSKLNVLSYGLQNSGKGYVNLQWSKVTGAKGYRVYLFNGKEYKKVYEGTEANWSSLNKNIWPTEDQLAIGETYLRLDGTGSNLSDTPGTLYKKQGDTSKPVDTYYFKVSAFNDYDESDLSEEVSVKMVDATAPSVPTNLRIYNGILTWDESVDRSGVSYQVKITNESGVIIHLGDTNTNSFQIPENYSKGSYLVSVMAKDLNHDQTNYSTYSNPISVVANSKQYDSQLISYSVPSTVQEIGSRPTIRLTFKNIGQLAWSNEEGISLRSDLLSLPLTDGEIIQPGETKTFEFQLPSVLDIGTSSLRWQLQSPVNGNFGESRITNITFKDTRSPMISLSSPRENLKLSGDVAILGNIQDEKLASYQVSYGFGESPLNWVTISKSTTLEENLGIWETNLVNNGTYTVRIEATDTSENKSTLERRVHVVNDVPTPIVNEITNDSTKITGTGKPGSMIFVFKDELMIGSNKVNQEGMFQVNIPETYADTLLKIVSVDGVKESAFVSKIVKDVTPPSQPTVNSINNKSTIITGKSDPNINGIIKTESEQYIFNTDSTGYFSLKIPIQNAGSTLSITMLDQVGLRSSEMKLIVTKVAPDRPTVNTVSNKAAIVSGKTEKLATITVTAGKNSYHGKADSYGNYKVAIPIQISGTTLYVTAKDTTGKISAPNTIAVLRVAPNIPTVNTVTNKSSYIIGQAEKNSLVSVKIGAKILNIRSDAKGLFKIPIPIQNSGAKFTITAKDAKGLVSATKTVMVTRVAPNIPIVNPIRTYSTNITGSTEKYAVVSVKIGARNYSAKADRYGKFKVTIPKQKKGIKLAVTSKDAKGAVSVTRTMTVN; translated from the coding sequence ATGATGAAAAGTCATGGTTTTAAATGTAAATGGTTTATTATTTGGATTGTGTGTTCATTACCTTTGCATCAAGTAGGGGCTGCTTCACTTGATTTAAGTGATAGCTATACAAAACAATCAACAAATACTGATTTATCGCAAAGTTTGGATATTTACTCCATTCCATTGTTTATTAAAGACTATGAAGGTAAATGGGTAAGAAATCAAACAATCGATCTAAATTCAGGTCTATTCTCCTTTGTATCAGAAAAACAACCAAATCAGAATTTCTCAAAAGTCAACGAGTTAAAAGTTGGGTTCGAGAACAATTACTCTTACGAAACATTCATCAAATTTGGTGAAAGAATTCCTGATTTACAAGGAGGTTTGCTATTAAACGCAGAATTACGATTATCTGAGTTAAATAAGCCTTTAGTTTCTTGCTATTATTGCAGCGGCTATTACCAAAATGACAAATATAGTGTATTTTCTATTTTAGAAAATTGGAATACCAAGGAGATAACTTGGTTAAACAAACCTGATATATCTCAACAACCAATATCAACAAAAACAAACACTATGCCTTTAGAAAGCCCAACCATGTGTTGGAATGTAACCGATTTTGTTAATGATTGGTTACAACATCCAAATGATTACTACGGTTTTGCTGTTAAAAGTAATCAGGATTCACTCTTAACAAGCTTCAATAAATATCAGCAGGAACAGCTAATGCTTCCGTCCTTAAAGATTACATATTCACAAAAGCCAAGTAAACTTAATGTCCTTTCGTATGGATTACAAAATTCGGGAAAAGGATATGTAAATCTACAATGGAGTAAAGTAACTGGTGCAAAAGGTTATAGAGTGTATTTGTTTAACGGAAAAGAGTATAAAAAAGTCTATGAAGGAACAGAAGCGAATTGGTCTTCTCTAAATAAAAATATATGGCCAACTGAAGATCAATTAGCAATCGGTGAAACTTACCTAAGGTTAGACGGGACAGGTTCAAACTTATCGGATACACCAGGAACTCTTTATAAAAAGCAAGGGGATACTTCAAAACCAGTAGATACATATTATTTTAAAGTATCGGCTTTTAATGACTATGATGAAAGCGATTTATCAGAAGAAGTATCTGTAAAAATGGTGGATGCTACTGCCCCATCTGTTCCTACTAATTTGAGAATTTATAATGGAATATTAACTTGGGATGAATCAGTTGACCGATCAGGTGTTTCTTACCAAGTAAAAATTACAAATGAGTCCGGAGTAATCATACATTTAGGGGATACGAACACGAATTCATTTCAAATACCAGAAAATTACTCAAAAGGATCTTATCTAGTATCTGTTATGGCCAAAGATCTAAATCATGACCAAACTAATTATTCTACTTACTCTAATCCAATTAGTGTGGTGGCCAATTCGAAACAATATGACAGTCAATTAATTAGCTATTCTGTCCCATCTACGGTACAAGAAATAGGTAGTCGTCCAACAATTCGGTTGACATTTAAAAATATTGGACAATTAGCATGGTCAAATGAAGAAGGTATTTCTTTAAGAAGTGATTTACTCTCACTCCCTTTAACGGATGGAGAAATTATTCAACCTGGTGAAACAAAAACTTTTGAATTCCAACTACCTAGTGTTTTAGACATTGGAACAAGTAGCTTACGTTGGCAATTGCAAAGCCCAGTGAATGGAAATTTTGGTGAATCACGTATTACCAATATCACATTTAAAGATACAAGGAGTCCAATGATTTCTTTATCATCACCACGTGAGAATTTAAAATTAAGTGGAGATGTAGCGATACTAGGCAATATTCAAGATGAAAAACTAGCGAGTTATCAAGTATCATACGGATTTGGAGAATCACCATTAAATTGGGTTACCATTTCAAAGAGCACTACATTAGAGGAAAACTTAGGTATTTGGGAAACAAACCTGGTTAATAACGGAACATACACAGTTCGAATCGAAGCAACAGATACATCAGAAAACAAAAGTACTCTTGAAAGAAGAGTACATGTTGTCAATGATGTTCCAACTCCTATTGTAAATGAAATAACTAATGATTCAACGAAAATAACAGGCACTGGAAAGCCTGGCTCAATGATATTTGTATTTAAAGATGAGTTAATGATAGGTTCAAACAAGGTCAATCAAGAAGGTATGTTTCAGGTGAATATTCCTGAAACGTATGCAGATACGCTATTAAAAATAGTTTCAGTTGATGGTGTAAAAGAAAGTGCTTTTGTAAGCAAAATTGTTAAAGATGTAACTCCACCATCACAACCTACAGTAAACAGCATAAACAATAAATCTACTATCATTACAGGAAAGAGCGACCCCAATATTAACGGTATTATTAAAACAGAATCTGAACAATATATCTTTAATACGGACAGTACTGGTTACTTTAGTCTAAAAATACCTATTCAAAATGCTGGTTCTACCCTCTCAATTACAATGCTAGACCAAGTAGGGTTAAGAAGTTCGGAAATGAAATTGATTGTAACAAAAGTAGCACCTGATCGACCAACCGTGAACACAGTTAGTAATAAAGCAGCAATTGTATCTGGCAAAACCGAAAAGCTTGCTACTATAACGGTAACTGCCGGAAAAAATTCTTATCATGGAAAAGCCGATTCCTACGGTAATTATAAAGTTGCAATCCCGATTCAGATTAGTGGTACGACCCTATATGTGACTGCAAAAGATACTACTGGTAAAATCAGTGCACCGAATACCATTGCTGTACTGAGAGTTGCACCGAATATTCCAACAGTAAATACTGTTACAAATAAATCTTCTTACATTATAGGTCAGGCTGAAAAAAACTCTTTAGTGTCAGTTAAAATTGGAGCAAAAATATTAAATATCAGATCGGATGCGAAGGGGCTTTTCAAGATCCCTATACCTATTCAAAACAGTGGTGCTAAGTTCACTATCACTGCAAAAGATGCGAAAGGTCTAGTAAGTGCAACGAAAACAGTGATGGTTACTAGAGTTGCGCCAAATATACCAATTGTTAACCCAATCAGAACATATTCAACAAATATAACAGGTTCTACAGAAAAATATGCTGTAGTTAGCGTAAAAATTGGGGCAAGAAATTACTCTGCAAAAGCCGATCGCTACGGCAAATTTAAAGTTACAATTCCTAAACAAAAAAAGGGCATTAAGCTTGCTGTTACATCGAAGGATGCAAAAGGAGCCGTTAGTGTTACTCGGACAATGACAGTTAACTAA